The following coding sequences are from one Thermostaphylospora chromogena window:
- a CDS encoding GntR family transcriptional regulator, translated as MARIDPDSPVPKYFQLREILLDLIESDELPIGAAIPSERELGQRYGLSRMTVRQAVDHLVSEGRLQRVAGKGTFVARPKIEMTLRLTSFSEDMRARGMTPGARDLDRRIVRASAHLARQLGIQPGDEVHFIERLRTADGEPLCIERAHIPVTLAPDLAAHDLTDRSLYELLETAYGLVLDAGELTIDAGIADPADADLLKLPRGGAVLLLQRRSFAGGVCAELGVSTYRADRYQLRTALETPARRG; from the coding sequence ATGGCGCGCATCGATCCGGACAGCCCGGTGCCCAAGTACTTCCAACTCCGCGAGATCCTGCTCGACCTCATCGAGAGCGACGAGCTTCCCATCGGCGCCGCCATCCCGTCCGAACGGGAACTGGGCCAGCGGTACGGCCTGTCCCGGATGACCGTACGGCAGGCCGTCGACCATCTCGTCTCCGAAGGCCGCCTGCAGCGGGTGGCCGGGAAGGGCACCTTCGTCGCCCGCCCCAAGATCGAGATGACGCTCCGGCTCACCTCGTTCAGCGAAGACATGCGCGCCAGGGGCATGACCCCCGGAGCCCGGGATCTCGACCGGCGCATCGTGCGGGCCAGCGCCCACCTCGCCCGCCAGCTCGGCATCCAGCCGGGCGACGAGGTGCACTTCATCGAACGGCTGCGGACCGCCGACGGCGAGCCGCTGTGCATCGAGCGCGCGCACATCCCGGTCACGCTCGCTCCCGATCTGGCCGCCCACGACCTCACCGACCGTTCCCTATACGAACTCCTCGAAACCGCCTACGGGCTCGTACTCGACGCCGGTGAACTGACCATCGACGCCGGCATCGCCGATCCCGCAGACGCCGACCTGCTCAAACTGCCCCGTGGCGGGGCGGTGTTGCTGCTCCAGAGACGATCCTTCGCCGGCGGCGTATGCGCCGAGCTGGGGGTATCGACATACCGTGCCGACCGTTATCAGCTGCGTACCGCGCTGGAGACACCAGCACGACGCGGCTGA
- a CDS encoding SIS domain-containing protein, which yields MTTRMRSEIAEQPAALRATLDALLPRVEEIGRVAAPTRQLLFIARGTSDNAAVYGRYLVETHAGRLASLAAPSVATAYRRKLDLGGVLAVALSQSGRTEEIVETLVWAGECGAVTVAVTNGGPDSPLAQAADLVLCTEAGEELAVPATKTYTTALAALAVLAVGIGAEVNIDDLRRVPDAVEKLIDDPGDLDAVVEGLAGRQGVVVSGRGLVFSTALELALKLKEACYLHAMGLSYADLLHGPIAVVDRDTPAILLGAGGGPTLPGTIALAERVRGAGAEAYAVGGGQELAAATTAALNGPDLPEWVAPLGLIVPGQLLTEALARRLGIDPDTPRGLRKVTQTD from the coding sequence ATGACGACCAGGATGCGCAGCGAGATCGCCGAGCAGCCGGCCGCGCTGCGGGCCACTCTGGACGCCCTGCTGCCACGTGTGGAGGAGATCGGGCGCGTCGCCGCCCCCACCCGCCAGCTGCTGTTCATCGCCCGCGGCACCTCCGACAACGCCGCCGTCTACGGCCGCTATCTCGTCGAGACGCACGCCGGGCGGCTGGCCTCCCTCGCCGCGCCGTCGGTCGCCACCGCCTACCGGCGCAAGCTCGACCTCGGCGGCGTGCTGGCCGTGGCGCTGTCCCAGTCCGGCCGTACCGAGGAGATCGTGGAGACGCTGGTCTGGGCCGGCGAGTGCGGCGCGGTGACCGTCGCGGTCACCAACGGCGGCCCGGACAGCCCGCTGGCGCAGGCCGCCGACCTGGTGCTGTGCACGGAGGCGGGCGAGGAGCTCGCCGTGCCGGCCACCAAGACCTACACCACCGCGCTCGCGGCGCTGGCCGTCCTCGCCGTCGGCATCGGCGCCGAGGTGAACATCGATGATCTGCGCCGGGTGCCCGACGCGGTCGAGAAGCTGATCGACGACCCGGGGGACCTGGACGCCGTCGTCGAAGGACTGGCCGGACGGCAGGGCGTGGTCGTCTCCGGCCGAGGGCTGGTCTTCTCCACCGCTTTGGAACTGGCGCTGAAGCTCAAGGAGGCGTGCTACCTGCACGCCATGGGCCTGTCCTACGCCGATCTGCTGCACGGCCCCATCGCCGTGGTGGACCGGGACACCCCCGCGATCCTCCTCGGGGCCGGCGGCGGGCCGACCCTGCCCGGCACGATCGCGCTGGCCGAGAGGGTGCGCGGCGCGGGCGCCGAGGCCTACGCCGTGGGCGGCGGACAGGAGCTCGCCGCCGCGACGACCGCGGCGCTCAACGGCCCCGACCTGCCGGAGTGGGTGGCGCCGCTAGGGCTCATCGTGCCTGGGCAGTTGCTCACCGAGGCTTTGGCACGCAGGCTGGGCATTGATCCGGACACACCTCGCGGACTGCGCAAGGTCACGCAGACCGACTGA
- a CDS encoding PTS glucose/sucrose transporter subunit IIB, whose amino-acid sequence MTGARSAGRNTKEEDMAADANAIIAGLGGADNIIEIEPCITRLRTEVHDASKVDQDALKAAGAHGVMAAGNVIQVVVGPEADTIASDIEDIIG is encoded by the coding sequence CTGACAGGGGCGCGGTCGGCGGGCAGGAACACGAAGGAGGAGGACATGGCGGCGGACGCCAACGCGATCATCGCCGGGCTGGGCGGCGCGGACAACATCATCGAGATCGAGCCGTGCATCACCCGGTTGCGCACCGAAGTGCACGACGCGTCCAAGGTTGACCAGGACGCACTCAAGGCGGCGGGCGCGCACGGCGTCATGGCCGCGGGCAACGTCATCCAGGTCGTGGTGGGGCCGGAGGCCGACACCATCGCCAGCGACATCGAGGACATCATCGGCTGA
- a CDS encoding PTS sugar transporter subunit IIA: MSAIIRAPVEGDVIGLAEVPDPVFAAGMVGPGVAVDPRREPGTAVAPITGKIMKLHPHAFVIVGLDGRGVLVHLGIDTVQLKGEGFELHATEGDRVEAGQPIVAWNPAAIEAGGRSPVCPVVALDAAAEAVTRTASGTVNAGDELFTWE; this comes from the coding sequence ATGAGCGCGATCATCCGCGCCCCGGTGGAGGGTGACGTGATCGGCCTCGCCGAGGTGCCCGATCCCGTCTTCGCCGCGGGCATGGTGGGACCGGGGGTGGCCGTCGATCCGCGGCGGGAGCCGGGTACGGCGGTCGCCCCGATCACCGGGAAGATCATGAAGCTGCATCCGCACGCCTTCGTGATCGTCGGTCTCGACGGGCGGGGCGTCCTCGTCCACCTGGGCATCGACACGGTGCAGCTCAAAGGCGAGGGGTTCGAGCTGCACGCGACCGAGGGCGACCGGGTGGAGGCGGGCCAGCCGATCGTGGCCTGGAACCCGGCCGCCATCGAGGCGGGCGGCCGCTCCCCCGTCTGCCCCGTGGTCGCGCTGGACGCCGCCGCCGAAGCGGTGACCCGTACGGCCTCCGGTACGGTGAACGCGGGTGACGAACTTTTCACATGGGAATGA
- a CDS encoding HAD family hydrolase → MSPGKAALFDLDGTLINTERRSLAMWAMLLERNGVPYDETLLRGFMGRRGRDVLAERADLFPGKTIDQLIEEVLSFEGHPDLPEIVPVPGAAELVRMVSGHGSPIGVVTSAMRWWAEQQLARIGVRDLVDIIVSAEDVEIGKPDPSGFLLGAERLGADPAHCVAFEDSIAGVTAAKAAGMTCVGVATTHRDEDLVAADLVVADLTAVSWPLEWR, encoded by the coding sequence ATGAGCCCCGGCAAAGCCGCACTGTTCGACCTCGACGGCACTCTGATCAACACCGAGCGGCGCAGCCTGGCCATGTGGGCCATGCTCCTGGAGCGCAACGGTGTGCCCTACGACGAGACCCTGCTGCGGGGCTTCATGGGGCGGCGGGGCAGGGACGTGCTGGCCGAACGGGCCGACCTCTTCCCCGGGAAGACGATCGACCAGCTCATCGAGGAGGTCCTCTCCTTCGAGGGCCATCCCGACCTGCCGGAGATCGTGCCCGTGCCGGGCGCGGCCGAGCTGGTGCGCATGGTCTCCGGCCACGGCTCGCCGATCGGCGTGGTCACCTCGGCCATGCGCTGGTGGGCCGAGCAGCAGCTGGCGCGGATCGGCGTCCGGGACCTGGTCGACATCATCGTCTCCGCCGAAGACGTCGAGATCGGCAAGCCGGACCCCTCGGGTTTCCTGCTCGGCGCCGAACGGCTGGGCGCCGACCCCGCCCACTGTGTGGCGTTCGAGGACTCCATAGCGGGCGTCACCGCGGCCAAGGCGGCGGGTATGACCTGCGTGGGGGTAGCCACCACCCACCGAGACGAGGACCTGGTCGCCGCCGATCTGGTGGTGGCCGACCTGACCGCGGTCAGCTGGCCGCTGGAGTGGCGATGA
- a CDS encoding HPr family phosphocarrier protein — MPERTVTVKSEVGLHARPAATFVQTAAKSPIDVTVAKGGGQPVSAKSILAVLGLDVRQGDTIVIRAEGEGADELLDTLAAIAAGE; from the coding sequence GTGCCAGAACGCACCGTCACCGTCAAGTCCGAGGTGGGGCTGCACGCGCGCCCGGCCGCCACGTTCGTGCAGACGGCGGCCAAGTCGCCGATCGACGTCACCGTCGCCAAGGGCGGCGGGCAGCCGGTGAGCGCGAAGAGCATCCTCGCCGTGCTCGGCCTCGACGTCCGGCAGGGCGACACCATCGTGATCAGAGCGGAGGGCGAGGGAGCCGACGAGCTGCTCGACACGCTGGCGGCCATCGCCGCGGGCGAGTGA
- the ptsP gene encoding phosphoenolpyruvate--protein phosphotransferase, giving the protein MSELHGTGVSPGIGSGPALLLIGDVPEPPADARHDGDAAAEKARAADALETVAADLEARGAKAGGEAKDVLEAQAMMARDPGLADSVGALIDGGMAAPRAVFEAFRGYREMLAAAGGYLAERVADLDDIRDRTIALLSGLPLPGVPTEADEPYVLIARDLAPADTAVLSRDVVAAFVTEAGGPTSHTAILARAMGVPAVVACRGVVDVEPGTRVLVDGASGVVRLAPSESEVAAAREAEAARQALLSAATGPGATADGHPVPLLANVGGPRDLDAALANGAEGVGLYRTEFLFLDRAEPPTAREQEEAYRAVLNAFPGGRVVVRTLDAGADKPLAFLPPPGEEPNPALGERGLRMFRVHPEVMDAQLAALAAAAADSPAKLQVMAPMVADAEEARWFVQACRAAGLPEAGVMIEIPAAALRAADLAAEVDFFSIGTNDLAQYTFAADRQVGALAPFQDPWQPALLDLIHLAASAAAERDTPCGVCGEAASDPVLACVLVGLGVTSLSMGAPALPAVRAALARHTREQCVKAADAARAAGTAAQARSAAREHLPGLAELGL; this is encoded by the coding sequence ATGAGCGAGCTTCACGGCACAGGCGTCAGCCCCGGAATCGGCTCCGGCCCCGCGCTCCTGCTGATCGGTGACGTTCCGGAGCCGCCCGCGGACGCCCGCCACGACGGCGACGCGGCGGCCGAGAAGGCACGCGCCGCGGACGCGCTGGAGACCGTCGCCGCCGACCTGGAGGCGCGCGGCGCCAAAGCGGGCGGCGAGGCCAAGGACGTCCTGGAGGCGCAGGCCATGATGGCCCGCGACCCCGGCCTCGCCGACAGCGTCGGCGCACTGATCGATGGCGGCATGGCCGCCCCCCGTGCGGTCTTCGAGGCGTTCCGCGGCTACCGCGAGATGCTCGCCGCCGCCGGCGGATACCTCGCCGAACGGGTCGCCGATCTCGACGACATCAGGGACCGCACGATCGCGCTGCTGTCCGGACTGCCGCTGCCGGGCGTACCCACCGAAGCGGACGAACCGTACGTGCTGATCGCCCGTGACCTCGCGCCCGCCGACACCGCGGTGCTCTCCCGCGACGTGGTGGCCGCCTTCGTCACCGAGGCGGGCGGGCCGACGAGCCACACCGCGATCCTGGCCCGAGCCATGGGCGTGCCCGCCGTCGTCGCCTGCCGCGGCGTGGTCGACGTCGAGCCGGGGACCCGCGTGCTGGTGGACGGCGCGTCCGGCGTGGTACGGCTGGCTCCGTCGGAGAGCGAGGTCGCCGCCGCGCGCGAGGCGGAGGCGGCGCGCCAGGCCCTGCTGTCGGCCGCGACCGGCCCCGGCGCGACCGCCGACGGCCACCCGGTACCGCTGCTGGCCAACGTGGGCGGCCCGCGCGACCTGGACGCCGCCCTGGCGAACGGCGCGGAGGGCGTCGGGCTCTACCGAACCGAGTTCCTGTTCCTCGACCGCGCCGAACCGCCCACGGCCAGGGAGCAGGAGGAGGCCTACCGGGCGGTGCTGAACGCGTTCCCCGGCGGCCGGGTCGTCGTGCGCACGCTGGACGCGGGAGCGGACAAGCCGCTGGCCTTCCTCCCCCCGCCGGGCGAGGAGCCGAACCCCGCGCTCGGCGAACGCGGCCTGCGCATGTTCCGCGTCCACCCTGAGGTGATGGACGCCCAGCTCGCCGCGTTGGCCGCGGCCGCCGCGGACTCTCCCGCCAAGCTGCAGGTGATGGCCCCGATGGTGGCCGACGCCGAGGAGGCGCGGTGGTTCGTCCAGGCGTGCCGCGCCGCCGGTCTGCCCGAGGCGGGCGTCATGATCGAGATTCCGGCCGCCGCGCTGCGCGCCGCCGACCTCGCCGCGGAGGTGGACTTCTTCTCCATCGGCACCAACGACCTGGCGCAGTACACCTTCGCCGCCGACCGTCAGGTGGGCGCGCTGGCCCCGTTCCAGGACCCGTGGCAGCCCGCCCTGCTCGACCTGATCCACCTCGCGGCGTCCGCCGCCGCGGAGCGGGACACGCCCTGCGGGGTGTGCGGCGAGGCGGCGTCCGATCCGGTGCTCGCCTGCGTCCTGGTCGGCCTGGGGGTGACCTCGCTGTCGATGGGGGCGCCCGCGCTGCCCGCCGTACGGGCCGCGCTCGCCCGGCACACCCGGGAGCAGTGTGTGAAGGCGGCGGACGCGGCGCGCGCCGCGGGGACGGCCGCGCAGGCCCGCTCCGCCGCCCGCGAGCACCTGCCCGGCCTGGCGGAGCTGGGACTTTGA
- the nagZ gene encoding beta-N-acetylhexosaminidase, which yields MARSMRVVVAVMMTGLVMGCAGQSAGGGASAAPAARTETPASAPSRTPTPSPDPASQVEETLAGMSVSDKVGQLFMPVLYGARADTASQENRSRYGVATPAEMIEKYRPGGVILFPWAGNVKSVKQVVSLTNGLQAASPGIPLLIAADQENGKVSRLSPLVTDLPSASVIGATGKPSLAREAAEVTGTELLALGVNLDFAPVADVNINPRNPVIGPRAYGDDPDEVAKMVAAAVRGFHDAGVASTAKHFPGHGDTTVDSHTGLPVIDHSREQWEKLDAPPFRAAVEAGVDAVMSAHVVMPKLDPSGDPATLSKKILTGLLREELGFTGVISTDALDMAGVRKRYGDGEVAVRAILAGADILLMPPDFPKAYKAVMSAVKSGRISEERLDRSVRRILTLKQARGILHEAPKADAERAVRVLDSPAHREVARRINAAAGGS from the coding sequence ATGGCTCGAAGCATGCGCGTGGTGGTCGCCGTCATGATGACCGGTCTGGTGATGGGGTGCGCCGGCCAGTCGGCGGGCGGGGGCGCGTCCGCCGCGCCCGCCGCCCGTACGGAGACTCCCGCGTCCGCGCCGTCGCGGACGCCCACGCCGTCGCCGGACCCGGCGTCCCAGGTGGAGGAGACGCTGGCGGGGATGAGCGTGTCCGACAAGGTGGGCCAGCTCTTCATGCCCGTGCTGTACGGCGCGCGAGCGGACACCGCCTCGCAGGAGAACCGCTCACGCTACGGCGTCGCGACCCCGGCCGAGATGATCGAGAAGTACCGCCCGGGAGGCGTGATCCTCTTCCCGTGGGCGGGCAACGTCAAGAGCGTCAAGCAGGTCGTGTCGCTGACCAACGGGCTGCAGGCCGCCTCGCCCGGCATTCCGCTCCTGATCGCCGCCGACCAGGAGAACGGCAAGGTCTCCCGCCTCTCCCCGCTGGTCACCGACCTGCCGTCCGCGTCGGTGATCGGCGCCACGGGGAAGCCGTCGCTGGCCCGCGAAGCGGCCGAGGTGACCGGCACCGAACTGCTGGCGCTCGGCGTCAACCTCGACTTCGCGCCGGTCGCGGACGTCAACATCAACCCGCGCAACCCGGTGATCGGCCCCCGCGCCTACGGCGACGACCCCGACGAGGTGGCGAAGATGGTGGCGGCGGCCGTACGCGGATTCCACGACGCGGGCGTGGCGTCCACGGCCAAGCACTTCCCCGGCCACGGGGACACCACCGTGGACAGCCACACCGGTCTGCCGGTGATCGACCACTCCCGCGAGCAGTGGGAGAAGCTCGACGCCCCGCCCTTCCGGGCGGCGGTCGAGGCCGGGGTGGACGCGGTGATGAGCGCTCACGTCGTCATGCCGAAGCTGGACCCGTCGGGTGATCCCGCCACGCTGTCCAAGAAGATCCTCACCGGGCTGCTCCGCGAGGAGCTGGGCTTCACCGGCGTGATCTCGACCGACGCGCTCGACATGGCCGGAGTGCGCAAGCGCTACGGCGACGGGGAGGTGGCCGTGCGGGCGATCCTCGCCGGCGCCGACATCCTGCTCATGCCGCCGGACTTCCCGAAGGCGTACAAGGCGGTCATGTCCGCGGTGAAGTCCGGACGCATCTCCGAGGAGCGGCTGGACCGGTCGGTCCGCCGCATCCTGACGCTGAAGCAGGCGCGCGGCATCCTGCACGAGGCGCCGAAGGCCGACGCCGAGCGGGCCGTCCGCGTCCTCGACTCCCCGGCCCACCGCGAGGTCGCCCGCAGGATCAACGCCGCCGCCGGCGGCTCCTGA
- a CDS encoding HAD family phosphatase has product MEVDVFKGLLIDWGGVLTTSMHDAIARWIVADRIDADRYYQVMGELITHAYDGAGEGENVIHALERGEIDAATFERDLAARLLTLDGVPPAAEGLLNRMFAGFERVEPMHDMLRAARAEGVRTCLVSNSWDNEYPRHDWDELFDAVVISGEVGMRKPEPGIFQHALDLVEMPPERCVFVDDIEANILAARSLGITGVHHRDHTETIPLLEELLRIPLRPRSSG; this is encoded by the coding sequence GTGGAGGTGGACGTGTTCAAGGGCCTGTTGATCGACTGGGGCGGGGTGCTCACGACGAGCATGCATGACGCGATCGCGCGGTGGATCGTCGCCGATCGCATCGACGCCGACCGCTACTACCAGGTGATGGGGGAACTCATCACACACGCCTATGACGGCGCGGGCGAGGGCGAGAACGTCATCCACGCCCTGGAACGGGGCGAGATCGACGCCGCGACCTTCGAGCGCGACCTAGCCGCCCGGCTGCTCACGCTGGACGGCGTCCCGCCCGCGGCCGAAGGGCTCCTCAACAGGATGTTCGCCGGGTTCGAGCGGGTGGAGCCGATGCACGACATGCTGCGCGCCGCCCGCGCCGAGGGCGTGCGCACCTGCCTGGTGTCCAACTCCTGGGACAACGAGTACCCCCGCCACGACTGGGACGAGCTGTTCGACGCGGTCGTCATCTCCGGCGAGGTCGGCATGCGCAAGCCCGAGCCCGGGATCTTCCAGCACGCGCTCGACCTGGTCGAGATGCCTCCCGAGCGGTGCGTGTTCGTCGACGACATCGAGGCCAACATCCTGGCGGCGCGCAGCCTGGGCATCACCGGCGTGCACCACCGCGACCACACCGAGACCATCCCCCTGCTGGAGGAGTTGCTGCGGATCCCCCTGCGTCCCCGCTCGAGCGGGTAG
- a CDS encoding DUF6912 family protein, with amino-acid sequence MRVYLPSTLPGLSQVVASGRLGPAPLVGYAVTPALIEWYVSGDTEELEYVALTEAARASLRMLAADRADGVTVPARRVVVAAEVPDRAVSVSADLAERGKVRVNEPVTLAVMASVHVDEEAAEPDIEAAISALPAADRGDEDARFTVDGADAHELLWYATQEIQYLIR; translated from the coding sequence ATGCGTGTCTATCTGCCGAGCACGCTTCCAGGGCTGTCTCAGGTGGTGGCCAGCGGCCGGCTGGGCCCGGCCCCCCTGGTCGGCTACGCCGTCACGCCCGCGCTCATCGAGTGGTACGTCTCCGGTGACACCGAGGAGCTGGAGTACGTCGCGCTGACCGAGGCCGCCCGTGCCTCCCTGCGGATGCTGGCGGCCGACCGCGCCGACGGCGTGACCGTGCCGGCCCGCCGGGTGGTCGTCGCCGCGGAGGTCCCCGACCGCGCGGTGAGCGTGAGCGCCGACCTCGCCGAGCGGGGCAAGGTGCGGGTGAACGAACCGGTCACGCTGGCCGTGATGGCGTCGGTGCACGTGGACGAGGAGGCGGCCGAACCCGACATCGAGGCGGCGATCTCCGCCCTGCCCGCGGCCGACCGCGGAGACGAGGACGCCCGGTTCACCGTGGACGGCGCGGACGCCCACGAGCTGCTGTGGTACGCCACCCAGGAGATCCAGTACCTGATCCGGTGA
- a CDS encoding HAD family hydrolase gives MKHIVWDWNGTLFHDIDAVVGATNEVFRPYGLPALTAEGFREVYTRPIWRAYERILGRPLEEGEWELLDAGFHDHYHRLMADCDLADDCRATLAAWEGAGGSQSLLSMWMHDRLVPAVAEFGIDIHFSRVDGLRGPGGGHKAEHMVAHVQALGVDPREVLVIGDSVDDAHAAQHVGARAVLYSGGMTHRRELEATGLPVVDTLTEALEYA, from the coding sequence ATGAAGCACATCGTCTGGGATTGGAACGGCACGCTCTTCCACGACATCGACGCCGTAGTCGGAGCCACCAACGAGGTGTTCCGCCCCTACGGCCTGCCCGCGCTCACCGCCGAGGGCTTCCGTGAGGTCTACACCCGTCCCATCTGGCGCGCTTATGAGCGGATACTCGGCAGGCCCCTGGAGGAGGGGGAGTGGGAGCTGCTCGACGCGGGCTTCCACGACCACTACCACCGGCTCATGGCCGACTGCGACCTGGCCGACGACTGCCGTGCCACCCTCGCCGCCTGGGAGGGGGCGGGCGGATCCCAGTCGCTGCTGTCGATGTGGATGCATGATCGGCTGGTCCCGGCGGTCGCCGAGTTCGGCATCGACATCCACTTCTCCCGGGTCGACGGCCTGCGCGGCCCGGGCGGCGGCCACAAGGCCGAGCACATGGTCGCGCACGTTCAGGCGCTCGGCGTCGACCCGCGCGAGGTGCTGGTCATCGGCGACAGCGTGGACGACGCGCACGCCGCGCAGCACGTCGGTGCGCGGGCCGTGCTCTACAGCGGCGGCATGACCCACCGGCGTGAGCTGGAGGCGACCGGACTGCCGGTGGTCGACACGCTGACCGAGGCGCTCGAGTACGCCTGA
- a CDS encoding HAD family hydrolase, with amino-acid sequence MLWNVDLTLVDFTIITREAYAEAFRRVIGRPMVRPAPAMGRPESEIIFETLAINGVVAEDGHLPRFAEALTAAFAARRDRLAKEGRAMLGALDALKAVARIDGVVQSVLTGSLKDNAVLKLAAFGFDRYLDVEIGGYGEEVYPKATLLQVAQGRAARKYGHAFSAADTVLIGDSVRDVQAARIGGASMIAVASGRSTAGELSQAGADVVLPDLSDPAEVVAAVTRLTGPPAA; translated from the coding sequence GTGCTGTGGAACGTCGACCTCACCCTCGTCGACTTCACGATCATCACGCGTGAGGCGTACGCGGAGGCCTTCCGCCGGGTGATCGGGCGGCCGATGGTACGGCCCGCCCCGGCGATGGGCCGCCCCGAGTCGGAGATCATCTTCGAGACGCTGGCCATCAACGGCGTCGTCGCCGAGGACGGCCACCTGCCCAGGTTCGCCGAGGCGCTCACCGCCGCGTTCGCCGCGCGCCGCGACCGGCTGGCGAAGGAGGGACGGGCGATGCTCGGCGCGCTGGACGCGCTCAAAGCGGTCGCCCGGATCGACGGGGTGGTCCAGTCGGTGCTCACCGGCTCGCTCAAGGACAACGCCGTGCTCAAACTCGCCGCGTTCGGGTTCGACCGGTACCTCGACGTCGAGATCGGCGGCTACGGCGAGGAGGTCTACCCCAAGGCCACCCTGCTCCAGGTGGCCCAGGGCAGGGCGGCGCGCAAGTACGGCCACGCCTTCTCGGCCGCCGACACCGTGCTGATCGGCGACTCCGTCCGCGACGTCCAGGCGGCCCGCATCGGCGGCGCGTCCATGATCGCGGTCGCCTCGGGCCGGTCCACCGCCGGGGAGCTGAGCCAGGCCGGCGCCGACGTGGTCCTGCCCGATCTGTCCGACCCGGCGGAGGTGGTCGCCGCCGTCACCCGCCTGACGGGTCCGCCCGCCGCCTAG